The Maniola hyperantus chromosome 19, iAphHyp1.2, whole genome shotgun sequence genome has a window encoding:
- the LOC117990999 gene encoding LOW QUALITY PROTEIN: nucleosomal histone kinase 1-like (The sequence of the model RefSeq protein was modified relative to this genomic sequence to represent the inferred CDS: inserted 3 bases in 3 codons): MLRREDREKQEKKERRATRGRKIYESKKLTTFGMPLYFGHGSHVFKGEKYRYLXLERYGQNIWSLFLQNGRLFPPHTVFLLGLQMLDVLEYVHTRGYVHADIKGGNILLGLKKGTEHQAYLVDXGLATRINDKEFKPDPKCAHNGTIEYTSRDAHLGVATMRGDLEILGYNMLQWLTGQLPWEKNLQQPKTVQEMKEAFMRNVRKEITKLSSSVPEALIKYFEYINTLKPKDRIDYTKCKQMLETYLKSQGVSRSSKLEFTXQKKRGSKTVNGDQNDSGTEKNKEKVLKKNSIKQNGEAKVTKRGRKARTVMTDENSENEEPSTTDNVSPRKRGRKPQTIYLEVNSEDEASIGKEQSIRKVPVRAKKRKSTEPSVLVKVKKTKMAPKATPPVKKNHANISTQTSVDRPRRNPRQVSFDSPVSAVIGDESKSDKSTKEKSANSSPDVFEDSLIVEDKKVKPKRKLLSQQEVTVKRVVRKKVTSVKPKANRSWKNTSAIVNGRSPPK, encoded by the exons TCGAAAAATATATGAAAGCAAGAAACTAACAACGTTTGGTATGCCGCTGTACTTTGGGCACGGATCACACGTGTTCAAGGGGGAGAAGTACAGGTACC GTTTGGAGAGGTATGGCCAGAATATATGGAGTCTGTTCCTGCAGAACGGCCGGCTGTTCCCCCCACATACTGTGTTCCTGCTGGGCTTGCAAATG CTAGACGTGTTAGAGTATGTGCACACTAGAGGCTACGTGCACGCGGATATCAAAGGCGGTAACATACTCCTGGGCCTCAAGAAGGGGACGGAGCATCAGGCCTACCTCGTGG TCGGGCTGGCGACGCGGATCAACGACAAGGAGTTCAAGCCCGACCCCAAGTGTGCGCACAACGGCACCATCGAGTACACCAGCAGAGACGCACATCTAGGAG TGGCCACAATGCGTGGTGACCTGGAGATCCTGGGCTACAACATGCTGCAGTGGCTCACAGGACAGTTGCCCTGGGAGAAGAATCTCCAGCAGCCCAAGACCGTGCAGGAGATGAAGGAGGCCTTCATGAGAAACGTCCGGAAGGAGATCACCAAGCTATCTAGCAGTGTACCCG AAGCCCTCATAAAATACTTTGAGTACATCAACACATTGAAGCCCAAGGACCGCATCGACTACACCAAGTGCAAGCAAATGTTGGAGACCTACCTGAAGTCACAAGGAGTGTCCAGAAGCAGCAAGCTGGAGTTCA ACCAAAAGAAGAGAGGAAGCAAAACGGTGAATGGAGATCAAAACGACAGTGGTACAGAGAAGAATAAAGAAAAG GTACTTAAGAAGAATTccataaaacaaaatggcgAAGCGAAAGTAACGAAACGAGGCAGAAAGGCGAGAACAGTGATGACAGATGAAAATAGCGAAAACGAGGAGCCGTCGACCACAGACAATGTCTCACCCCGCAAGAGAGGCAGGAAACCACAGACAATATACTTGGAAGTGAATAGCGAAGATGAAGCAAGCATAG GAAAAGAGCAGAGTATACGTAAAGTTCCCGTGAGAGCGAAGAAAAGAAAATCCACCGAACCTTCCGTGCTTGTTAAGGTCAAAAAGACCAAAATGGCACCCAAAGCAACACCGCCTGTCAAAAAAAACCACGCCAACATTTCGACTCAGACTTCCGTAGATAGACCTAGACGGAACCCGAGACAGGTGTCATTTGACAGCCCAGTCAGTGCTGTTATAGGGGACGAGTCCAAAAGCGACAAAAGTACCAAAGAAAAGTCTGCTAACTCTAGTCCAGACGTTTTCGAGGATTCCCTCATTGTTGAAGACAAAAAAGTGAAGCCGAAAAGGAAGCTGTTGTCACAACAAGAGGTGACAGTTAAGAGGGTAGTTAGGAAAAAAGTTACCTCCGTCAAACCTAAAGCAAATCGATCGTGGAAAAATACATCTGCTATCGTCAACGGAAGATCGCCACCGAAGTAG